One region of Oryzias latipes chromosome 6, ASM223467v1 genomic DNA includes:
- the chd2 gene encoding chromodomain-helicase-DNA-binding protein 2 isoform X1, with amino-acid sequence MMKSKNKKQADEGSTQSNASSNSASEESNRSASESGSQSESEHGSERRSHNSESNSTSESESHSESESESAESKSQQTAEVKDKPVRKKERLADVKKMWEEHPDVYGVRRSNRSRQEPERLNIGAEGSSDSESESPKRKSSRSKKKENIWKDDDSNDDEEEEDVEASDSTESEQEEKKVRSRRLPARRPQTKSLSGKKQQLQKGRKSRKQESSGDEDEDEDDDDDDEEDDDEEDTPKRQTRRRGATKVKSYKEDQHDFETDSDDLIEMTGEAGEEQQDDDSETIEKILDTRIGKKGAIGAATTVYAVEENGDPAEGFDPEKEEGETQYLIKWKGWSYIHSTWESMDSLTQQKVKGLKKMDNFKKKSEEMNAWLRRACPEDIEFHNCQQELMADLNKQFQIVERVIATKTGKTAGTSDFPSHSHKTSSDEPEYLCKWMGLPYSECSWEDGALVMKKFQRCIDSFTSRNSSKTVPSKDCKVLKQRPRFVALKKQPTYIGDENLELRDYQLDGLNWLAHSWCRCNSVILADEMGLGKTIQTISFLSYLFHQHQLYGPFLLVVPLSTLTSWQREFETWAPDMNVVVYIGDVMSRKTIRDYEWVNHQTKRIRFNALITTYEILLKDKGVLGNINWAFLGVDEAHRLKNDDSLLYKTLMEFRSNHRLLITGTPLQNSLKELWSLLHFLMPDKFDSWEDFEDEHGKGRDNGYQSLHKVLEPFLLRRVKKDVEKSLPAKVEQILRVDMTAQQKQFYKWILTRNYKALSKGTRGSSSGFLNIVMELKKCCNHCFLIKQPEDGDGEVQQDVLQGVVRGSGKLVLLDKLLTRLRERGNRVLIFSQMVRMLDILAKYLTKKRFPFQRLDGSIKGEIRKQALDHFNAEGSEDFCFLLSTRAGGLGINLASADTVVIFDSDWNPQNDLQAQARAHRIGQKKQVNIYRLVTKGTVEEDIIERAKKKMVLDHLVIQRMDTTGRTVLDSNSGNTNSNPFNKEELTAILKFGAEDLFKEAEGEESEPQEMDIDEILRLAETRESDQGSSATDELLSQFKVANFSSMEETTHEFEERPVREWDDIIPEEQRRKAEEEEKQREMEDIFMLPRSRSSNKRAQANDSDSDVGSKLKNRSSGSDSETDDSDDDKKPKKRGRPRARKNNVEGFTDAEIRRFIKAYKKFGSPLERLEAIARDSELVDKSIADLKRLGELIHSSCVSAVQEHEEHLKENPVEAKGPGKRRGINIKISGVQVNAKSIIQHEEEFEPLHKAVPSNPNDRDKFKLTCRAKVAHFDVDWDLQDDTQLLLGIYEHGFGNWELIKTDPDLKLTEKILPDDPSKKPQAKQLQARAEYLLKLLKREQDSADVAKAGDEVKVKKRRPRAKKENKVLKDEQGNDISSPRLSDNPSEEGELKDEVTEKSNVKKRQKKKDNKENKEKQGTPKKEKNGDKEKKASKPRKEKAKGAKGKKTQGPVHITAGSEPVPIEGKEDDELDQETFSVCKERMRPVKKALKQLDKPDEGLSDQEQLQHTRTCLLKIGDRITECLKSYNDPEHVKLWRRNLWIFVSKFTEFGARKLHKLYKMAQKKRSHEEEKEHKKKEDLPGRMKSFRPEASGSSRDSTGTQPSSKSGSHPGQPGPHGHHREPYSTGSKRHFGGDDRGDWQRDRKYGYAGNSSQQWQGDRHHPYDPHRYKDHYGERRPHGDPYRSSGSFRNNVSPRKRPYEQYSNDRDHRGHRPYYDRHPDPKRRRPDEFRSNYHQGAEGSLQDFRRMPDHRPAGPSGPEHYSRPFHPDKPPPLLDPRSPLNQKSPQDSRSPLERPGEPNAVTDPNRINRKT; translated from the exons atgatgaagagtaaaaataaaaagcaagcGGATGAAGGATCGACTCAAAGCAATGCATCAAG TAACTCTGCCTCGGAGGAATCCAACCGCTCTGCGTCGGAGTCAGGAAGTCAGTCAGAAAGCGAACATGGCAGTGAGAGGAGGTCACACAACTCTGAGTCAAACAGCACCTCTGAGTCGGAAAGTCACTCCGAGTCGGAGAGCGAGTCTGCAGAGTCCAAGTCGCAGCAAACCGCAGAAGTCAAAGACAAGCCAGTCAGGAAGAAAGAGCGTCTGGCTGATGTGAAGAAG ATGTGGGAGGAGCATCCAGACGTGTACGGTGTCAGGAGGTCAAACCGCAGCAGACAGGAGCCAGAGCGCCTCAACATTGGAGCTGAG GGCAGCAGTGACTCTGAGAGCGAGAGCCCTAAAAGGAAATCCTCACGCTCTAAGAAGAAGGA AAATATCTGGAAAGATGATGACTcaaatgatgatgaagaggaggaggatgtggAGGCTTCCGACAGTACAGAAAGTgagcaggaagagaaaaaagttaGATCCAGACGACTTCCTGCTAGAAG ACCTCAGACCAAGTCTTTGTCCggcaaaaaacagcagttgCAAAAAGGAAGAAAGTCCCGGAAGCAGGAGTCATCAGGCGATGAAGACGAGGATGaagacgacgacgacgacgacgaggAGGACGACGATGAAGAAGACACCCCAAAAAGACAAACGAGAAGAAGGGGGGCTACAAAAGTGAAAAG CTATAAAGAGGACCAGCACGACTTTGAAACGGACTCTGATGACCTGATCGAAATGACAGGGGAGGCTggtgaggagcagcaggacgACGACAGCGAGACCATCGAGAAGATTCTCGACACCCGAATCGGCAAGAAAGGAG CCATCGGAGCTGCTACTACCGTGTATGCAGTGGAGGAGAACGGAGACCCAGCAGAAGGGTTCGATCCCGAAAAAGAAGAAGGCGAGACGCAGTATCTGATCAAGTGGAAGGGCTGGTCCTACATCCACAGCACGTGGGAGAGCATGGACTCCCTAACGCAGCAGAAGGTGAAGGGTCTGAAGAAAATGGACAATTTCAAGAAGAAAAGCGAAGAGATGAATGCATG GTTGAGGAGGGCGTGCCCCGAGGATATAGAGTTTCATAACTGCCAGCAGGAGCTCATGGCTGATTTGAACAAGCAGTTTCAGATTGTGGAGCGAGTCATTG caacaaaaaccgGAAAGACGGCAGGAACCTCCGACTTCCCCT CTCACAGTCATAAGACGTCATCCGACGAACCCGAGTACTTGTGTAAGTGGATGGGTTTGCCGTACTCGGAGTGCAGCTGGGAAGACGGCGCCCTGGTCATGAAGAAGTTCCAGCGCTGCATCGACAGCTTCACTAGCCGAAACTCCAGCAAGACCGTCCCGTCCAAAGACTGCAAG GTTTTAAAGCAAAGGCCCAGGTTTGTTGCTCTGAAGAAACAGCCGACGTACATCGGGGATGAGAATCTGGAACTGAGAGATTACCAGCTGGATGGCTTGAACTGGCTGGCTCACTCCTGGTGCAG gtgTAACAGCGTCATCCTCGCTGATGAGATGGGACTGGGGAAAACCATCCAGACAATCTCTTTTCTGTCCTACCTGTTCCACCAGCATCAGCTCTACGGGCCCTTTTTGCTGGTGGTCCCTCTGTCCACGCTCACCTCGTGGCAGAGGGAGTTCGAGACCTGGGCCCCGGACATGAACGTGGTGGTTTACATCGGCGACGTTATGAGCAGGAAAACC ATCCGTGACTACGAGTGGGTGAACCATCAAACCAAAAGGATCCGCTTCAATGCACTTATAACCACGTATGAGATCTTACTCAAAGATAAG GGCGTCCTTGGGAACATCAACTGGGCGTTTCTGGGCGTGGATGAGGCTCACAGGCTGAAGAACGATGACTCCCTCCTCTACAAAACATTAATGGAGTTCAGATCCAATCACAGACTCCTCATCACCGGCACTCCTCTGCAGAACTCCCTCAAGGAGCTCTGGTCTCTGCTGCACTTCCTCATGCCTGACAA gtttgattcctgggAAGATTTTGAGGACGAGCATGGAAAAGGGCGGGACAACGGGTACCAGAGTCTCCACAAAGTCCTGGAGCCGTTCCTGCTGCGGCGGGTCAAGAAGGACGTGGAGAAGTCTCTCCCCGCCAAAGTAGAGCAGATCCTTCGAGTGGACATGACCGCACAGCAGAAACAATTTTACAA GTGGATTTTAACAAGAAATTATAAAGCACTTTCCAAAGGGACGCGTGGCAGCTCCTCAGGCTTCCTGAATATCGTCATGGAGCTTAAAAAGTGCTGCAATCACTGCTTTCTTATTAAACAGCCTGAGGACGGAGACGGTGAGGTGCAGCAGGATGTTCTCCAA gggGTAGTGAGAGGCAGCGGGAAGCTTGTCCTGTTAGACAAGCTGCTCACGAGGCTCAGAGAGAGAGGAAACAGAGTCCTGATCTTCTCCCAGATGGTCAGGATGTTGGACATTCTGGCAAAGTATCTCACCAAGAAGCGATTCCCATTTCAG CGGCTGGACGGTTCCATAAAGGGGGAAATCCGAAAGCAAGCGTTGGATCACTTCAACGCCGAAGGCTCTGAG GACTTCTGCTTCCTGTTGTCCACCAGAGCTGGAGGCTTGGGCATCAATCTGGCCTCTGCAGACACCGTGGTCATCTTCGACTCCGACTGGAACCCTCAAAACGACCTTCAGGCACAAGCAAGAGCCCACAGGATCGGGCAGAAGAAGCAG gtGAACATATATCGACTCGTCACTAAAGGAACGGTGGAGGAGGACATCATCGAAAGGGCCAAGAAGAAGATGGTGCTGGACCATCTGGTCATTCAAAGAATGGACACCACGGGTCGAACTGTTCTGGACAGCAACTCAGGAAACACTAA TTCCAACCCTTTCAATAAAGAAGAGCTGACGGCGATTCTGAAGTTTGGTGCGGAGGATCTTTTCAAAGAGGCAGAAGGAGAAGAGTCTGAACCTCAG GAGATGGACATCGATGAGATCCTGAGGCTGGCAGAGACGAGAGAAAGCGATCAAGGCTCCAGTGCCACTGATGAACTGTTATCCCAGTTTAAa gttgcCAACTTCTCCAGTATGGAAGAAACCACTCATGAGTTTGAGGAGAGGCCTGTACGGGAGTGGGATGACATCATTCCAGAGGAGCAGAGGCGCaaagctgaggaggaggagaagcagcgGGAGATGGAGGACATCTTCATGCTGCCCAGGAGCAGGAGCTCTAACAAACGG GCGCAGGCCAACGACAGCGACAGCGACGTGGGCTCCAAACTGAAGAACCGCTCCTCTGGCTCCGACAGCGAGACCGACGACAGCGACGACGACAAGAAGCCCAAGAAGAGAGGACGGCCGAGGGCTCGCAAGAACAACGTGGAGGGTTTCACTGACGCAGAGATCCGCAG GTTCATCAAGGCCTATAAGAAGTTCGGATCTCCTCTTGAGCG GTTGGAGGCCATCGCCAGAGACTCTGAGCTGGTGGACAAATCCATCGCAGATCTGAAGAGGCTCGGAGAGCTGATTCACTCCAGCTGTGTGTCTGCGGTGCAGGAGCACGAAGAACACCTTAAAGAGAACCCAGTTGAAG CCAAAGGCCCGGGGAAACGGCGGGGAATCAACATCAAGATTTCAGGAGTGCAGGTCAACGCCAAGTCCATCATCCAGCACGAGGAAGAGTTTGAGCCTCTGCACAAAGCAGTCCCCTCCAACCCCAACGACAGGGACAA GTTTAAGCTGACGTGCAGGGCCAAAGTAGCCCACTTTGATGTGGACTGGGACCTGCAGGACGACACGCAGCTCCTGCTGGGCATCTACGAGCACGGCTTTGGGAACTGGGAATTAATCAAAACCGATCCTGACCTGAAACTTACAGAAAAG ATCCTCCCAGACGACCCAAGCAAGAAGCCTCAGGCCAAGCAGCTGCAGGCCAGAGCGGAGTATCTCCTCAAGCTGCTGAAAAGAGAACAGGACAGCGCCGACGTGGCGAAAGCCGGAGACGAG GTCAAAGTGAAGAAGAGGAGGCCTCGGGCGAAGAAGGAGAACAAGGTTCTGAAAGACGAGCAGGGCAACGACATCTCCTCTCCCCGACTGTCCGATAACCCGTCAGAGGAGGGCGAGCTGAAG GATGAGGTCACGGAAAAGTCCAACGTGAAgaagagacaaaagaaaaaggacaacaaggagaacaaagaaaagcaggGAACCCCGAAAAAGGAGAAGAACGGGGACAAAGAGAAGAAGGCCTCAAAGCCCAGAAAAGAGAAG GCTAAAGGAGCCAAAGGGAAAAAGACCCAAGGTCCTGTTCACATCACAGCCGGGTCCGAGCCCGTTCCCATCGAAGGGAAGGAGGACGACGAGCTCGACCAGGAGACCTTCAGTGTT TGTAAGGAACGCATGAGGCCGGTGAAAAAGGCTCTGAAGCAGCTGGACAAACCAGATGAGGGTCTGTCGGATCAAGAGCAGCTCCAGCACACCCGTACATGTCTGCTGAAGATCGGCGACCGCATCACGGAATGCCTTAAATCCTACAACGACCCAGAACATGTCAAGTTGTGGCGCCG GAACCTCTGGATTTTTGTGTCCAAGTTTACCGAGTTTGGTGCGAGGAAGCTCCACAAGCTTTACAAGATGGCTCAGAAGAAAAGATCGCACGAGGAAGAG AAGGAGCACAAAAAGAAGGAGGACCTCCCCGGAAGAATGAAATCCTTCAGACCAGAAGCCTCCGGCTCCAGTCGCGACTCCACAGGTACTCAGCCCTCATCCAAGTCTGGCTCTCACCCGGGCCAGCCGGGACCCCACGGACACCACAGGGAGCCGTACAGCACCGGCAGCAAGCGCCACTTTGGAGGTGATG ATCGGGGGGACTGGCAGAGGGACCGTAAATACGGATATGCAGGAAACAGCAGCCAGCAGTGGCAGGGAGACCGCCACCATCCCTACGACCCCCACAGGTACAAGGATCACTATGGCGAGCGGCGTCCGCACGGGGACCCCTACCGCAGCTCGGGCAGCTTCCGGAACAACGTCTCACCCCGGAAGAGACCCTACGAGCAGTACAGCAACGACCGGGACCACAGGGGTCACCGGCCGTACTACGACAG GCATCCGGACCCCAAAAGACGGCGCCCCGACGAATTCCGTTCCAACTACCACCAAGGAGCTGAAGGCTCCCTTCAGGACTTCAGGAGGATGCCGGACCACAGACCCGCGGGTCCGTCAGGACCCGAACATTACAGCAGGCCCTTCCATCCCGACAAACCCCCTCCCCTTTTGGACCCTCGCTCCCCTCTCAACCAGAAGTCCCCGCAGGACTCCCGCTCGCCTTTGGAGCGGCCCGGCGAGCCCAACGCCGTAACAGACCCAAACCGGATCAACCGGAAAACATAG
- the chd2 gene encoding chromodomain-helicase-DNA-binding protein 2 isoform X2, whose amino-acid sequence MMKSKNKKQADEGSTQSNASSNSASEESNRSASESGSQSESEHGSERRSHNSESNSTSESESHSESESESAESKSQQTAEVKDKPVRKKERLADVKKMWEEHPDVYGVRRSNRSRQEPERLNIGAEGSSDSESESPKRKSSRSKKKEPQTKSLSGKKQQLQKGRKSRKQESSGDEDEDEDDDDDDEEDDDEEDTPKRQTRRRGATKVKSYKEDQHDFETDSDDLIEMTGEAGEEQQDDDSETIEKILDTRIGKKGAIGAATTVYAVEENGDPAEGFDPEKEEGETQYLIKWKGWSYIHSTWESMDSLTQQKVKGLKKMDNFKKKSEEMNAWLRRACPEDIEFHNCQQELMADLNKQFQIVERVIATKTGKTAGTSDFPSHSHKTSSDEPEYLCKWMGLPYSECSWEDGALVMKKFQRCIDSFTSRNSSKTVPSKDCKVLKQRPRFVALKKQPTYIGDENLELRDYQLDGLNWLAHSWCRCNSVILADEMGLGKTIQTISFLSYLFHQHQLYGPFLLVVPLSTLTSWQREFETWAPDMNVVVYIGDVMSRKTIRDYEWVNHQTKRIRFNALITTYEILLKDKGVLGNINWAFLGVDEAHRLKNDDSLLYKTLMEFRSNHRLLITGTPLQNSLKELWSLLHFLMPDKFDSWEDFEDEHGKGRDNGYQSLHKVLEPFLLRRVKKDVEKSLPAKVEQILRVDMTAQQKQFYKWILTRNYKALSKGTRGSSSGFLNIVMELKKCCNHCFLIKQPEDGDGEVQQDVLQGVVRGSGKLVLLDKLLTRLRERGNRVLIFSQMVRMLDILAKYLTKKRFPFQRLDGSIKGEIRKQALDHFNAEGSEDFCFLLSTRAGGLGINLASADTVVIFDSDWNPQNDLQAQARAHRIGQKKQVNIYRLVTKGTVEEDIIERAKKKMVLDHLVIQRMDTTGRTVLDSNSGNTNSNPFNKEELTAILKFGAEDLFKEAEGEESEPQEMDIDEILRLAETRESDQGSSATDELLSQFKVANFSSMEETTHEFEERPVREWDDIIPEEQRRKAEEEEKQREMEDIFMLPRSRSSNKRAQANDSDSDVGSKLKNRSSGSDSETDDSDDDKKPKKRGRPRARKNNVEGFTDAEIRRFIKAYKKFGSPLERLEAIARDSELVDKSIADLKRLGELIHSSCVSAVQEHEEHLKENPVEAKGPGKRRGINIKISGVQVNAKSIIQHEEEFEPLHKAVPSNPNDRDKFKLTCRAKVAHFDVDWDLQDDTQLLLGIYEHGFGNWELIKTDPDLKLTEKILPDDPSKKPQAKQLQARAEYLLKLLKREQDSADVAKAGDEVKVKKRRPRAKKENKVLKDEQGNDISSPRLSDNPSEEGELKDEVTEKSNVKKRQKKKDNKENKEKQGTPKKEKNGDKEKKASKPRKEKAKGAKGKKTQGPVHITAGSEPVPIEGKEDDELDQETFSVCKERMRPVKKALKQLDKPDEGLSDQEQLQHTRTCLLKIGDRITECLKSYNDPEHVKLWRRNLWIFVSKFTEFGARKLHKLYKMAQKKRSHEEEKEHKKKEDLPGRMKSFRPEASGSSRDSTGTQPSSKSGSHPGQPGPHGHHREPYSTGSKRHFGGDDRGDWQRDRKYGYAGNSSQQWQGDRHHPYDPHRYKDHYGERRPHGDPYRSSGSFRNNVSPRKRPYEQYSNDRDHRGHRPYYDRHPDPKRRRPDEFRSNYHQGAEGSLQDFRRMPDHRPAGPSGPEHYSRPFHPDKPPPLLDPRSPLNQKSPQDSRSPLERPGEPNAVTDPNRINRKT is encoded by the exons atgatgaagagtaaaaataaaaagcaagcGGATGAAGGATCGACTCAAAGCAATGCATCAAG TAACTCTGCCTCGGAGGAATCCAACCGCTCTGCGTCGGAGTCAGGAAGTCAGTCAGAAAGCGAACATGGCAGTGAGAGGAGGTCACACAACTCTGAGTCAAACAGCACCTCTGAGTCGGAAAGTCACTCCGAGTCGGAGAGCGAGTCTGCAGAGTCCAAGTCGCAGCAAACCGCAGAAGTCAAAGACAAGCCAGTCAGGAAGAAAGAGCGTCTGGCTGATGTGAAGAAG ATGTGGGAGGAGCATCCAGACGTGTACGGTGTCAGGAGGTCAAACCGCAGCAGACAGGAGCCAGAGCGCCTCAACATTGGAGCTGAG GGCAGCAGTGACTCTGAGAGCGAGAGCCCTAAAAGGAAATCCTCACGCTCTAAGAAGAAGGA ACCTCAGACCAAGTCTTTGTCCggcaaaaaacagcagttgCAAAAAGGAAGAAAGTCCCGGAAGCAGGAGTCATCAGGCGATGAAGACGAGGATGaagacgacgacgacgacgacgaggAGGACGACGATGAAGAAGACACCCCAAAAAGACAAACGAGAAGAAGGGGGGCTACAAAAGTGAAAAG CTATAAAGAGGACCAGCACGACTTTGAAACGGACTCTGATGACCTGATCGAAATGACAGGGGAGGCTggtgaggagcagcaggacgACGACAGCGAGACCATCGAGAAGATTCTCGACACCCGAATCGGCAAGAAAGGAG CCATCGGAGCTGCTACTACCGTGTATGCAGTGGAGGAGAACGGAGACCCAGCAGAAGGGTTCGATCCCGAAAAAGAAGAAGGCGAGACGCAGTATCTGATCAAGTGGAAGGGCTGGTCCTACATCCACAGCACGTGGGAGAGCATGGACTCCCTAACGCAGCAGAAGGTGAAGGGTCTGAAGAAAATGGACAATTTCAAGAAGAAAAGCGAAGAGATGAATGCATG GTTGAGGAGGGCGTGCCCCGAGGATATAGAGTTTCATAACTGCCAGCAGGAGCTCATGGCTGATTTGAACAAGCAGTTTCAGATTGTGGAGCGAGTCATTG caacaaaaaccgGAAAGACGGCAGGAACCTCCGACTTCCCCT CTCACAGTCATAAGACGTCATCCGACGAACCCGAGTACTTGTGTAAGTGGATGGGTTTGCCGTACTCGGAGTGCAGCTGGGAAGACGGCGCCCTGGTCATGAAGAAGTTCCAGCGCTGCATCGACAGCTTCACTAGCCGAAACTCCAGCAAGACCGTCCCGTCCAAAGACTGCAAG GTTTTAAAGCAAAGGCCCAGGTTTGTTGCTCTGAAGAAACAGCCGACGTACATCGGGGATGAGAATCTGGAACTGAGAGATTACCAGCTGGATGGCTTGAACTGGCTGGCTCACTCCTGGTGCAG gtgTAACAGCGTCATCCTCGCTGATGAGATGGGACTGGGGAAAACCATCCAGACAATCTCTTTTCTGTCCTACCTGTTCCACCAGCATCAGCTCTACGGGCCCTTTTTGCTGGTGGTCCCTCTGTCCACGCTCACCTCGTGGCAGAGGGAGTTCGAGACCTGGGCCCCGGACATGAACGTGGTGGTTTACATCGGCGACGTTATGAGCAGGAAAACC ATCCGTGACTACGAGTGGGTGAACCATCAAACCAAAAGGATCCGCTTCAATGCACTTATAACCACGTATGAGATCTTACTCAAAGATAAG GGCGTCCTTGGGAACATCAACTGGGCGTTTCTGGGCGTGGATGAGGCTCACAGGCTGAAGAACGATGACTCCCTCCTCTACAAAACATTAATGGAGTTCAGATCCAATCACAGACTCCTCATCACCGGCACTCCTCTGCAGAACTCCCTCAAGGAGCTCTGGTCTCTGCTGCACTTCCTCATGCCTGACAA gtttgattcctgggAAGATTTTGAGGACGAGCATGGAAAAGGGCGGGACAACGGGTACCAGAGTCTCCACAAAGTCCTGGAGCCGTTCCTGCTGCGGCGGGTCAAGAAGGACGTGGAGAAGTCTCTCCCCGCCAAAGTAGAGCAGATCCTTCGAGTGGACATGACCGCACAGCAGAAACAATTTTACAA GTGGATTTTAACAAGAAATTATAAAGCACTTTCCAAAGGGACGCGTGGCAGCTCCTCAGGCTTCCTGAATATCGTCATGGAGCTTAAAAAGTGCTGCAATCACTGCTTTCTTATTAAACAGCCTGAGGACGGAGACGGTGAGGTGCAGCAGGATGTTCTCCAA gggGTAGTGAGAGGCAGCGGGAAGCTTGTCCTGTTAGACAAGCTGCTCACGAGGCTCAGAGAGAGAGGAAACAGAGTCCTGATCTTCTCCCAGATGGTCAGGATGTTGGACATTCTGGCAAAGTATCTCACCAAGAAGCGATTCCCATTTCAG CGGCTGGACGGTTCCATAAAGGGGGAAATCCGAAAGCAAGCGTTGGATCACTTCAACGCCGAAGGCTCTGAG GACTTCTGCTTCCTGTTGTCCACCAGAGCTGGAGGCTTGGGCATCAATCTGGCCTCTGCAGACACCGTGGTCATCTTCGACTCCGACTGGAACCCTCAAAACGACCTTCAGGCACAAGCAAGAGCCCACAGGATCGGGCAGAAGAAGCAG gtGAACATATATCGACTCGTCACTAAAGGAACGGTGGAGGAGGACATCATCGAAAGGGCCAAGAAGAAGATGGTGCTGGACCATCTGGTCATTCAAAGAATGGACACCACGGGTCGAACTGTTCTGGACAGCAACTCAGGAAACACTAA TTCCAACCCTTTCAATAAAGAAGAGCTGACGGCGATTCTGAAGTTTGGTGCGGAGGATCTTTTCAAAGAGGCAGAAGGAGAAGAGTCTGAACCTCAG GAGATGGACATCGATGAGATCCTGAGGCTGGCAGAGACGAGAGAAAGCGATCAAGGCTCCAGTGCCACTGATGAACTGTTATCCCAGTTTAAa gttgcCAACTTCTCCAGTATGGAAGAAACCACTCATGAGTTTGAGGAGAGGCCTGTACGGGAGTGGGATGACATCATTCCAGAGGAGCAGAGGCGCaaagctgaggaggaggagaagcagcgGGAGATGGAGGACATCTTCATGCTGCCCAGGAGCAGGAGCTCTAACAAACGG GCGCAGGCCAACGACAGCGACAGCGACGTGGGCTCCAAACTGAAGAACCGCTCCTCTGGCTCCGACAGCGAGACCGACGACAGCGACGACGACAAGAAGCCCAAGAAGAGAGGACGGCCGAGGGCTCGCAAGAACAACGTGGAGGGTTTCACTGACGCAGAGATCCGCAG GTTCATCAAGGCCTATAAGAAGTTCGGATCTCCTCTTGAGCG GTTGGAGGCCATCGCCAGAGACTCTGAGCTGGTGGACAAATCCATCGCAGATCTGAAGAGGCTCGGAGAGCTGATTCACTCCAGCTGTGTGTCTGCGGTGCAGGAGCACGAAGAACACCTTAAAGAGAACCCAGTTGAAG CCAAAGGCCCGGGGAAACGGCGGGGAATCAACATCAAGATTTCAGGAGTGCAGGTCAACGCCAAGTCCATCATCCAGCACGAGGAAGAGTTTGAGCCTCTGCACAAAGCAGTCCCCTCCAACCCCAACGACAGGGACAA GTTTAAGCTGACGTGCAGGGCCAAAGTAGCCCACTTTGATGTGGACTGGGACCTGCAGGACGACACGCAGCTCCTGCTGGGCATCTACGAGCACGGCTTTGGGAACTGGGAATTAATCAAAACCGATCCTGACCTGAAACTTACAGAAAAG ATCCTCCCAGACGACCCAAGCAAGAAGCCTCAGGCCAAGCAGCTGCAGGCCAGAGCGGAGTATCTCCTCAAGCTGCTGAAAAGAGAACAGGACAGCGCCGACGTGGCGAAAGCCGGAGACGAG GTCAAAGTGAAGAAGAGGAGGCCTCGGGCGAAGAAGGAGAACAAGGTTCTGAAAGACGAGCAGGGCAACGACATCTCCTCTCCCCGACTGTCCGATAACCCGTCAGAGGAGGGCGAGCTGAAG GATGAGGTCACGGAAAAGTCCAACGTGAAgaagagacaaaagaaaaaggacaacaaggagaacaaagaaaagcaggGAACCCCGAAAAAGGAGAAGAACGGGGACAAAGAGAAGAAGGCCTCAAAGCCCAGAAAAGAGAAG GCTAAAGGAGCCAAAGGGAAAAAGACCCAAGGTCCTGTTCACATCACAGCCGGGTCCGAGCCCGTTCCCATCGAAGGGAAGGAGGACGACGAGCTCGACCAGGAGACCTTCAGTGTT TGTAAGGAACGCATGAGGCCGGTGAAAAAGGCTCTGAAGCAGCTGGACAAACCAGATGAGGGTCTGTCGGATCAAGAGCAGCTCCAGCACACCCGTACATGTCTGCTGAAGATCGGCGACCGCATCACGGAATGCCTTAAATCCTACAACGACCCAGAACATGTCAAGTTGTGGCGCCG GAACCTCTGGATTTTTGTGTCCAAGTTTACCGAGTTTGGTGCGAGGAAGCTCCACAAGCTTTACAAGATGGCTCAGAAGAAAAGATCGCACGAGGAAGAG AAGGAGCACAAAAAGAAGGAGGACCTCCCCGGAAGAATGAAATCCTTCAGACCAGAAGCCTCCGGCTCCAGTCGCGACTCCACAGGTACTCAGCCCTCATCCAAGTCTGGCTCTCACCCGGGCCAGCCGGGACCCCACGGACACCACAGGGAGCCGTACAGCACCGGCAGCAAGCGCCACTTTGGAGGTGATG ATCGGGGGGACTGGCAGAGGGACCGTAAATACGGATATGCAGGAAACAGCAGCCAGCAGTGGCAGGGAGACCGCCACCATCCCTACGACCCCCACAGGTACAAGGATCACTATGGCGAGCGGCGTCCGCACGGGGACCCCTACCGCAGCTCGGGCAGCTTCCGGAACAACGTCTCACCCCGGAAGAGACCCTACGAGCAGTACAGCAACGACCGGGACCACAGGGGTCACCGGCCGTACTACGACAG GCATCCGGACCCCAAAAGACGGCGCCCCGACGAATTCCGTTCCAACTACCACCAAGGAGCTGAAGGCTCCCTTCAGGACTTCAGGAGGATGCCGGACCACAGACCCGCGGGTCCGTCAGGACCCGAACATTACAGCAGGCCCTTCCATCCCGACAAACCCCCTCCCCTTTTGGACCCTCGCTCCCCTCTCAACCAGAAGTCCCCGCAGGACTCCCGCTCGCCTTTGGAGCGGCCCGGCGAGCCCAACGCCGTAACAGACCCAAACCGGATCAACCGGAAAACATAG